In one window of Temnothorax longispinosus isolate EJ_2023e chromosome 11, Tlon_JGU_v1, whole genome shotgun sequence DNA:
- the Prp39 gene encoding pre-mRNA-processing factor 39 isoform X3, translated as MSSASGDEAEVELAEPVRRTRSGGRTRKTAVKPAVKDSVAKKSSGKKLLARATRSPRKVHEIEEVVEEETTSTLEEGMMESMPENGVQRLTDVIVEQRSEEDTPMLRLELEDSEDANIHEINVNQEGEEIEQDEEDTRHSNIIRSEGIIMEDSSMDKVEMLAEREDIEMEGQDVSNDDSNQQRVLIDFQEVINEDGSTMTQEILEAEEVDSEDMSAHTVTRIQVMEIDEGEEMSQQEMSEDVETLMGKVEEPDMEELQSDSLPRIEITEAEAENKVVQEYINDEEEEEDTKKTEPDTEAVSEDELPTEAAAKEPETEAVSDEELPVAAPADLGETESVSEDELPPDSDKKKKSAAKLNKTPEKKTKAEAGTKRKLNAEGEYDPSSPTSENNDEAPAKKVALSSDAEVGDKQEIKPASPKKKTLPELEKYWKAVNEDPSDFTGWTYLLQYVDQENDAEAAREAYTKFLERYPYCYGYWRKFADYEKKKGNPENVQTVFDQGLKAISLSVDLWLHYINHCKTVYEKDEEKLREQYERAIQACGLEFRSDRLWESYIKWESEAKRLSRVTALYDRLLSTPTLGYTSHFEAFQEFVSSNLPNRILSVDDFLELRAEVKALLKSDDATAASAADDAPPGEEPPPHEVPPTDEETRAIREKIISSRRKMHKANVNAVAARWSYEEGIKRPYFHVKPLERCQLKNWKEYLDFEIEQKDQNRIIILFERCLIACALYDEFWMRFVRYLESLKGDNTEKIRDVYSRACMVHHPKKPNLHLQWAIFEEGQDNFEKAAAILENIDNVLPNMLQVAYRRINLERRRGDLEKACTLYENYISNSKNRTIANNIAVKYARFLCKVKDDVERAIKVLMKATDKDKDNPRLYLQLIDLAMQRTPVDTQEIVGYMDMFIEREHADLEQRVLFAQRKVEFLEDFSPDIRQVLKAHEQFQKCIKQAKERKKTKGDDNKTDSSPPKKKADQSNVPPSPSVGSQSSYQYSSGPSGPYQSPQQFQGGQYGGQGGYQQGYQQYPPPSDPNYANYQNWQYGQGGPQAYGPYNQWGSYNYY; from the exons ATGTCTTCAGCGAGCGGTGACGAGGCCGAGGTCGAGCTGGCCGAGCCAG TGAGACGCACCAGGTCGGGTGGTCGGACCCGAAAGACAGCGGTCAAGCCAGCGGTCAAAGACAGCGTGGCCAAGAAATCGTCGGGGAAGAAGCTCCTCGCCCGGGCGACGCGCTCCCCGAGGAAGGTCCATGAGATCGAGGAGGTTGTTGAG GAAGAAACTACATCTACGTTGGAAGAAGGCATGATGGAAAGTATGCCCGAGAACGGAGTTCAACGTCTAACGGACGTTATTGTCGAGCAGCGCAGCGAGGAAGACACTCCTATGTTGCGCTTGGAATTGGAGGACTCTGAAGATGCtaatatacatgaaataaatgtgaatCAAGAAGGCGAAGAAATAGAGCAGGATGAAGAAGATACG CGGCATTCCAATATAATAAGATCAGAGGGCATAATTATGGAAGACAGTAGCATGGACAAGGTAGAGATGCTGGCTGAACGTGAGGACATCGAGATGGAAGGTCAGGATGTTAGCAATGACGATTCAAATCAGCAACGCGTGCTGATAGACTTTCAAGAAGTTATTAATGAAGACGGCAGTACGATGACACAGGAGATTCTAGAAGCGGAGGAGGTAGATTCAGAGGACATGTCCGCGCACACCGTTACCAGGATCCAGGTTATGGAAATTGACGAAGGCGAAGAAATGTCGCAGCAAGAAATGTCTGAGGATGTCGAGACACTGATGGGTAAGGTGGAAGAACCAGATATGGAAGAGTTGCAGAGTGATTCTCTGCCGCGTATAGAAATAACTGAAGCTGAAGCTGAAAACAAAGTCGTGCAGGAATACATAAatgacgaagaagaagaagaagacacAAAAAAGACTGAGCCTGATACGGAAGCTGTGTCAGAGGATGAATTACCGACCGAAGCCGCCGCCAAG GAACCAGAGACCGAAGCAGTTTCCGACGAAGAGCTGCCGGTTGCTGCTCCAGCAGACCTAGGTGAAACTGAATCCGTGTCCGAAGATGAATTACCACCGGATAgtgacaaaaagaaaaagagtgcGGCGAAGTTGAACAAAACACCGGAGAAGAAAACCAAAGCGGAAGCCGGAA CCAAACGTAAATTGAACGCGGAAGGAGAATACGATCCCAGTTCTCCGACGTCTGAAAACAATGACGAGGCACCAGCAAAGAAGGTCGCCTTGTCGAGCGATGCGGAGGTGGGAGATAAGCAAGAGATCAAGCCAGCATCgccgaaaaagaaaacgttgcccgaactagaaaaatattggaaaGCCGTTAATGAAGATCCATCTGATTTCACGGGATGGACATATCTCTTACAATACGTGGATCAAgaa AACGATGCGGAGGCTGCGCGCGAAGCTTACACCAAATTCTTGGAGCGTTATCCATATTGCTACGGTTACTGGAGAAAGTTCGCCGATTACGAGAAGAAGAAGGGCAACCCCGAAAATGTCCAAACG GTGTTCGACCAAGGTCTGAAAGCTATTTCGCTAAGCGTCGATCTCTGGCTCCATTACATCAACCACTGTAAAACCGTTTACGAAAAAGATGAAGAGAAGCTCCGTGAGCAGTACGAACGAGCCATACAAGCTTGCGGGCTTGAGTTCAG ATCAGATCGTCTCTGGGAGAGCTACATAAAGTGGGAGTCAGAAGCAAAACGCTTAAGCAGGGTGACAGCACTGTACGATCGTTTACTGTCGACACCTACTCTTGGTTACACCTCCCACTTCGAAGCCTTCCAAGAATTCGTATCATCCAACTTGCCGAATCGTATCCTAAGTGTGGACGACTTCCTCGAGCTACGCGCCGAAGTAAAGGCCCTACTGAAATCAGACGACGCCACCGCGGCATCCGCGGCTGATGACGCACCGCCCGGTGAAGAACCGCCACCCCACGAGGTACCACCCACTGACGAGGAGACCCGTGCCATCCGTGAGAAGATCATTAGCAGCAGGCGTAAAATGCACAAAGCGAACGTCAATGCGGTGGCAGCGAGATGGTCGTATGAGGAAGGG ATAAAGAGACCATATTTCCATGTAAAACCATTGGAACGGTGTCAGTTGAAAAACTGGAAGGAGTACCTAGATTTCGAGATTGAACAAAAGGATCAGAATcgaataatcattttattcgAGAGGTGTCTTATAGCTTGTGCACTTTATGATGAATTTTGGATGCGA TTTGTGCGTTATTTGGAATCGCTGAAGGGAGATAACACAGAAAAGATCCGAGATGTATATTCGAGGGCTTGTATGGTACATCATCCAAAAAAACCAAACTTGCATTTGCAATGGGCCATCTTTGAGGAGGGTCAGGATAACTTCGAGAAAGCTGCCGCCATATTAGAGAATATTGATAACGTATTGCCAAATATGCTACAAGTAGCATATCGACGAATAAACTTAGAACGCCGCCGTGGAGACTTGGAGAAGGCGTGTACCTTATATGAGAATTACATTAGTAATAGCAAGAACAGGACGATCGCTAATAATATTGCTGTAAAATACGCGCGATTCCTGTGTAAAGTCAAGGATGATGTTGAACGGGCAATTAAAGTATTGATGAAG gccacagataaagataaagacaATCCCAGGCTATACCTGCAATTAATAGATTTGGCAATGCAACGAACGCCAGTTGACACTCAAGAAATAGTAGGCTACATGGACATGTTCATAGAAAGAGAACACGCAGATCTTGAGCAGAGAGTGCTTTTTGCGCAACGTAAAGTAGAATTCCTGGAAGACTTCAGCCCCGACATCCGGCAAGTGTTGAAGGCTCACGAACAATTCCAGAAATGCATCAAGCAAgcaaaagagaggaaaaagacgAAGGGTGACGACAACAAAAC CGATTCTTCGCCTCCGAAGAAGAAAGCCGATCAATCAAATGTGCCACCATCACCGTCCGTGGGCTCGCAGTCTTCATACCAGTACAGCAGCGGTCCAAGCGGGCCTTATCAGTCGCCACAGCAGTTTCAGGGCGGGCAGTACGGCGGTCAGGGTGGTTATCAACAAGGTTACCAACAATACCCACCTCCATCAGATCCCAATTATGCTAACTACCAAAATTGGCAGTATGGACAAGGCGGCCCACAGGCTTACGGACCTTATAATCAGTGGGgatcttacaattattattaa